TGTGGTTGTAGGGCTGGTTGTGGTTGTCATTGGGTTGGTTGTGGTCGTTGTTGGGTTGGTTGTGGTTGTAGGACTGGTCGTGGTCGTCGCCAGATCAGGTGTGGGTGTCATAGGATCGGTTGTGGGCATCATTGGGTTGGCCTTGGTTGTGGTTGTCACCAGATCAGGTGTGGTTGTTGTAGGATCAGTTGTGGTTGTTGTCATTGGGTCAGCTGTGGTTGTGGGATTGGTTGTGGTTGTCATTGGGTTGGTTGTGGTTGTGGGATTGGTCGTGGTTGTCACTAGATCAGCTGTGGTTGTTGTGGGATGGTTGTGGTCGTTGTTATTGGGTTGGTTGTGGTTGTAGGAACGGTTGTGGTCATCACCAGATCGGTTCTGGTTGTCACTGGGTTGGTTGTGGTCGTTGTTGGGTTGGTTGTGGTTGTAGGACTGGTCGTGGCCGTCACCAGATCAGCTGTGGGATGGTTGTGGGATGAGTTGTGGTGGTTGTCATTGGCTCAGCTGTGGTTGTAGGGCTGGTTGTGGTCATCGTTGGGTTGGCTGTGGTTGTGGGATGGGTCGTGGTCGTCACCAGATTGGTTGTGGGTGTCATAGGATCGGTTGTGGGCATCGTTGGGTCGGCCTTGGCTGTGGTTGTCACCAGATCAGGTGTGGTTGTTGAAGGATTGGTCACCAGATCGGTTGTGGTTGTCGTAGGATGAGTTGTAGTTGTTGTCATTGGGTCAGCTGTGGTTGTGGGATTGGTTGTGGTTGTCATTGGGTTGGTTGTGGTTGTGGGATTGGTTGTGGTTGTCACCAGATCAGCTGTGGTTGTTGTGGGATGGTTGCGGTGGTTGTTATTGGGTCGGCTGTGGTTGTAGGAACGGTTGTGGTCATCACCAGATCGGTTGTGGTTGTCATTGGGTTGGTTGTGGTTGTAGGACTGGTCGTGGTTGTCACCAGATCAGCTGTGGGATGGTTGTGGGATGAGTTGTGGTGGTTTTCATTGGCTCAGCTGTGGTTGTAGGGCTGGTTGTGGGCATCGTTGGGTCGGCCTTGGTTGTGGTTGTCACCAGATCAGGTGTGGTTGTTGAAGGATTGGTCACCAGATCGGTTGTGGTTGTCGTAGGATCAGTTGTAGTTGTTGTCTTTGGGTCAGCTGTGGTTGTGGGATTGGTTGTGGTTGTCATTGGGTCAGCTGTGGTTGTGGGATCGGTTGTGGTTGTCATTGGGTTGGTTGTGGTTGTGGGATTGGTCGTGGTTGTCACTAGATCAGCTGTGGTTGTTGTGGGATGGTTGCAGTGGTTGTTATTGGGTCGGCTGTGGTTGTAGGAACGGTTGTGGTCATCACCAGATCAGTTGTGGTTGTCATTGGGTTGGTTGTGATCATTGTTGGGTTGGTTGTGGTTGTAGGACTGGTCATGGTTGTCTCCAGATCAGTTGTGGGATGGTTGTGGGATGAGTTGTGGTGGTTGTCATTGGCTCAGCTGTGGTTGTAGGGCTGGTCGTGGTGGCCATGAAATCAGGTGTGGTTGTTGTGGGGTGGTTGTGGTCATTGGATTGGCTGTGGTTGTAGGATCGTTTGTGGTCATCACCAGATCAGGTGTGGTTGTTGTAGGGTCGGTTGTGGTTGCTTTCCTCAGCTCACCTGTGGTTGTAGGTTCAGTTGTGGTTGTTGTAGGGCCGCGGTCGTCACCAGGTGTGTTTGTGGTAGGGGGGTTGGGTCAGAAAGACCGAAGGAAGGAGGGTTGTGATGGAGAGATGTGGGTTGGATGGGTGGAAGGAGAAGGTTTGGGTCAATCAGAAGGAAGGagggttgggttggatgggtcTGGATTGGAGGGGTGGAACAGGAGGGTTGGGTTGGATGGACAGAAGGGTGGTTGTGATGGACAGATGTGagttggatggatggaagggGGGTTGGGTCGGATtggacagaaggaaggaaggttgGGTTGGACAAATATgaggtggatggatggaaggaggAGGCTTGGGTCAATcagaaggaaggagggatgggTCAGATGGATTTGGATTGGATGGATGGAAGgggggttgggttggatggaCAGAAGGATGGTTGTGATGGACAGATGTGagttggatggatggaagggGGAGTTGGGTTGGATGGACAGAAGGATGGTTGTGATGGACAGATGTGAGTTGGATGGAAGGGGGAGTTGGGTTGGATGGATTTGGATTGGATGGATAGAAGGGGGGTTGAGTTGGATGGACGGAAGGAGGGTTGGGTTGGATGGATATGGGTGGGACAGAGGGAAGAAGGCGGCTTGGGTCAATCAGAAGGAAGGGGGGTCGGGTCAGACGGGTGGAAGAAATGCTGGCACCTTTCTCCTCCCTCAGCCCACGGCCATGTCTGCGTGTGCTGGACATGACCGGCATCCAGGACGGTGCCGAACACGGTCCGGACAGCGTCACCCTGTGGTCGAGGACAGTACTGCTGGCCAAAGCCTGCCTGGAAGCCTCACAACGCCGAACCGAACCGCGTGGCACCAAAGATCAGAAGGGTTCCCCGGTGCCTGCAGTGGAAATCCGCGTCGACCTCTTTGTCAACAGCACCTCCGGGGCCATCCTGAGGGCGGCCCTACGGGGCAGAGGGGCCCTACGCCTGCGCTGCCGTGACTTCCACGCCGAGGAGCTTTCCCTAGGAGGCACCTTGGATCTGTTGGAGGCCTTGGAGCCGGTCGGCTTGCGACGCGTCGAGCTGCGCTTCAACAACCTGGGGTTGGCCGGGCTGTGCCAGGTGGTGCCGCGGCTCGCTCGCTTCCCACACCTGGCCAGCTTGAGGTTGCCCTACAGCAACGTGGACGTGAGGAGGCCTGGGATGGAAGAtgggctgaaggagctggcgGAAGCGTTGGGTTGGTTGCATGGGCTGAGGGAGCTCAACCTGGGCTCATGCCGGCTGGCGGGGCGGCTGCGGCTGCTGCTGGGGTGAGCACTGCTTTGTGATTCTCATTTCGGGGGGTGATTTGGGGTTTTGGTGCTTGGGGTTCTGTAGATGCTATGAGTGGGGCCTTCTGTGGGGTTTTGATGAAGGTAAGGATGACCCCAACTCAACCTGTAGACATGGATACACGGGTTGTGGGTTTTATTTGGGGAGATTTGGGGCTTTGGTGCTTGGGACTCCGTAGATGCCACAAATCTGCCCTCTTGTGGGGTTTGGTTGATGGTGAGGATGGTCCCAAGTCAACCAGTTGATCTGTTACGGAGTGATGGGTTTTGGTGAAGGTGAGGATGATTCCAAGTCAACCAGTTGGCCATGGAGATGTGGGTTGTGGGTTTTATTAGGGGAGAGTTGGGGTTTTGGTGCTTGGGGTTCTGTAGATGCTGTGAGTTGGCCCTTCTGTGTGGTTTTGGTGATGGTGAGGATGACCCCAACTCAACCTGTAGGCCATGGATCCACAGGTTGTGGGTTTTATTTGGGGACAGTTGGGATTTTGGTGCTTGGGGCTCCATAGATGCCACAAATCTGCCCTCCTGTGGGGTTTTGGTGAAGGTGAGGATGATCCCAAGTCAACCAGTTGGTTGGTTACTGGTTTTGGTGAAGGTGGGAATGATCCCAACTCAACTTGTAGGCCATGGAACCATGGGTTGTGGGTTTTATTTGGGGAGATTTGGGATTTCGTTGCTTGGGACTCCATAGATGCCCTGAGTCGGCCCTTCTGTGTGGTTTTGGTGATGGTGAGGATGATCCCAACTCAACCTGTAGGCCATGGAACCATGGGTTGTGGGTTTTATTTGGGGAGATTTGGGGCTTTGGTGCTTGGGGCTCCGTAGGTGCCGCAAATCTGCCCTCCTGTGGGATTTTGGTGAGGTTGAGGATGACCCCAACTCACCCAGTTGGTTGGTTATGCGTTTTGGTGAAGGTATGAGTGGTCCCAAGTCAACCAGTTGGCCATGGAGATGTGGGTTGTGGGTTTTATTTGGGGAGATTTGGGGCTTTGGTGCTTGGGGCTCCGTAGATGCCACAAATCTGCCCTCCTGTGGGGTTTGGTTGATGGTGAGGATGGTCCCAAGTCAACCAGTTGATCTGTTACGGAGTGATGGGTTTTGGTGAAGGTGAGGATGATCCCAAGTCAACCAGTTGGCCATGGAGATGTGGGTTGTGGGTTTTATTAGGGGAGAGTTGGGGCTTTGGTTCTTGGGGTTCTGTAGATGCTATGAGTCGGCCCTTCTGTTGGCTTTTGTTGAAGGTGAGGATGACCCCAACTCAACCTGTAGGCCATGGAACCACAGGTTGTGGGTTTTATTTGGGGAGACTTGGGGCTCTGGTGCTTGGGGCTCCATAGATGCCACAAATCTGCCCTCCTGTGGGGTTTGGTTGATGGTGAGGATGGTCCCAAGTCAACCAGTTGATCTGTTAAGGAGTGATGGGTTTTGGTGAAGGTGAGGATGATCCCAAGTCAACCAGTTGGTTGGTTACTGGTTTTGCTGAAGGTGGGAATGGTCCCAACTCAACCAGTTGGCCATGGAGATGTGGGTTGTGGGTTTTATTTGGGGAGATTTGGGGCTTTGGTGCTTGGGACTCCGTAGATGCCACAAATCTGCCCTCCTGTGGGGTTTGGTTGATGGTGAGGATGGTCCCTACTCAACCAGTTGATCTGTTACGGAGTGATGGGTTTTGGTGAAGGTGGGAATGGTCCCAACTCAACCAGTTGGCCATGGAGATGTGGGTTGTGGGGTTTAtttggggagatgtggggtttTGGTGCTTGGGGTTCTGTAGATGCTATGAGTTGGCCCTTCTGTTGGCTTTTGTTGAAGGTGAGGATGACCCCAACTCAACCTGTAGGCCATGGAACCACAGGTTGTGGGTTTTATTTGGGGAGATTTGGGGCTTTGGTGCTTGGGGCTCCGTAGATGCCACAAATCTGCCCTCCTGTGGGGTTTGGTTGATGGTGAGGATGGTCCCAAGTCAACCAGTTGATCTGTTACGGAGTGATGGGTTTTGGTGAAGGTGAGGATGATCCCAAGTCAACCAGTTGGCCATGGAGATGTGGGTTGTGGCATTTAtttggggagatgtggggcttTGGTGCTTGGGGTTCTGTAGATGCTATGAATTGGCCCTTCTGTTGGCTTTTGTTGAAGGTGAGGATGACCCCAACTCAACCTGTAGGCATGGATCCATGGGTTGTGGGTTTTATTTGGGGAGATTTGGGGCTCTGGTGCTTGGGGCTCCATGGATGCCACAAATCTGCCCTCCTATGGGATTTTGGTGAGGTTGAGGATGACCCCAAGTCAACCAGTTGGTTGGTTATGGGTTTTGTTGAAGGTATGAGTGGTCCCAACTCAACCAGTTGGCCATGGAGATGTGGATCGTTGGTTTTATTTGGGGAGATTTGGGATTTCGTTGCTTGGGACTCCATAGATGCCCTGAGTCGGCCCTTCTGTGTGGTTTTGGCGATGGTGAGGATGATCCCAACTCAACCTGTAGGCATGGATCCACAGGTTGTGGGTTTTATTTGGGGAGGTTTGGGATTTTGGTGCTTGGGACTCCATAGTAGCCATGAATTGGCCCTTCTGTGTGGTTTTGGTGAAGGTGGGGATGACCCCAACTCAACCTGTAGGCATGGATCCACAGGTTGTGGGTTTTATTTGGGGAGATTTGGGGTTTTGGTTGCTTGGGACTCCATAGTAGCCATGAATTGGCCCTTCTGTGTGGTTTTGGTGATGGTGAGGATGATCCCAACTCAACCCGCTGGCCACGGAGACGCAGCTTATGGGTTTTAtttggggagatgtggggtttCGTTGCTTGGGGCTCCATAGACGACGCATCCCTTGACCCACAGCTTCTCCTCATCCCCCCTTCAGGTCCCTGCGGCGCCCATTGGAGAGCCTGGAGCTTCCCTTCTGCCACCTCCAGCCCTGCGACCTCACCTTCCTGGCCCACAGCCCTCACGCCCCGGCCCTGAAGAAGCTCGACCTGAGCGGCCACgacctctcctcctccctcctccctcccttcctccatctcctcccgGCCGTCTCCTCCTCCCTCCGCCATTTGGACGTGGCCGAATGTCACCTCGGCGACCGCCACCTCCCCGTCCTGCTGCCGCCTCTCAGGCTCTGCGTCCACCTCTCCTACCTCGGCCTCTTTGGCAACCGCTTGTCCTCCGCGGGCCTGAAGGTTCTGCTGGAGGGGACCCTGCCCCTGTCCTCCCTTCGCCTCGTCGTCCACCCCTACCCCACGGATTGCTGCGACAGCCACGATGGGGACGGCGACGTCCCTGAGGGCTGCGTGGCTgcgctgcaggaggagctgcggGGGATGCTGCGCTGCGctggcagggaggaggaggtgtggacctgcagcctgcagcatcaCGGCGGGTCCGACTTCTTTGTGCTGTGAGGTGCGGTGACAAAGGGACGCAGAGGGACAAAGGGGCGGCAGGAATGGCGGCCAAGGGACGGCGGGACATGAGGGGACAAAGGGACAACGGGAGATGTGGTGATGAAGGAACAACCGGGACAAAGGGACGGCAGGAGATGTGGTGATAAAGGAACAACCAggacaaagggacagcaggagtGGTGATAAAGGAACAAGTGAGAGGagtggtgacaaagggacacagagggacaaACGGACGGCAGGAATGGTGACCAAGGGATGGCGGGACATGAGGGGACAAAGGGACACCGGGAGATGTGGTGACAAAGGAACAACCAggacaaagggacagcaggagtGGTGATAAAGGAACAACCAggacaaagggacagcaggagtGGTGATAAAGAGACAACTGGGAGGTGTGGTGACAAAGGGACGCAGAGGGACAAAGGGACGGCAGGAATGGCGGCCAAGGGACGGCGGGACATGAGGGGACAAAGGGACACCGGGAGATGTGGTGATAAAGGAACAACCAGGACAAAGGGATGGCAGGAGTGGTGATAAAGGAACAAGTGAGAGGAGTGGGGACAaagggacacagagggacaaAGGGACGGCAGGAATGGCGGCCAAGGGATGGCGGGACATGAGGGGACAAAGGGACACCGGGAGATGTGGTGATAAAGGAACAACCAGGACAAAGGGACGGCAGGAGTGGTGATAAAGGAACAAGCAGGAGGAGTGGTGACAAAGGGACGCAGAGGGACAAAGGGACGGCAGGAATGGTGACCAAGGGATGGTGGGACATGAGGTGACAAAGGGACACCAGGAATGGTGATAAAGGAACAACCAGGACATGTGGTGACAAAGGAACAAACAggacaaagggacagcaggagatgtggtgacaaagggacagcaggagtGGTGATAAAGGGACAACCAGGACAAAGGGATGGCAGGAGTGGTGATAAAGGAACAAGTGAGAGGAGTGGGGACAaagggacacagagggacaaAGGGACGGTAGGAATGGCGGCCAAGGGATGGCGGGACATGAggggacaaagggacagcaggagatgTGATAAAGGAACAACCAGGACAAAGGGACGGCAGGAGATGTGGTGATAAAGGAACAACCAggacaaagggacagcaggagtGGTGATAaggggacacagagggacaaAGGAACATCAGGAATGGTGACCAAGGGACACCAGGACATGAggtgacaaagggacagcaggagcGGTGACAAAGGGATGCAAGGAGGACTGGTGACAAAGGGACAACCAGGACAAAGGGACGGCAGGAGTGATGATAAAGGAACAAGCGAGAGGAGTGGTGACAAAGGAACACAGAGGGACAAAGGGACGGCAGGAATGGCAACCAAAGGACAGCAGGACATGAGGGGACAAAGGGACAACCAGGACAAAGGGACGGCAGGAATGGTGACCAAGGGATGGCGGGACATGAGGGGACAAAGGGACACCGGGAGATGTGGTGATAAAGGAACAACCAGGACAAAGGGACGGCAGGAGTGGTGATAAAGGAACAAGCAGGAGGAGTGGTGACAAAGGGACGCAGAGGGACAAAGGGACGGCAGGAATGGTGACCAAGGGATGGTGGGACATGAGGTGACAAAGGGACACCAGGAATGGTGATAAAGGAACAACCAGGACATGTGGTGACAAAGGAACAAACAggacaaagggacagcaggagatgtggtgacaaagggacagcaggagtGGTGATAAAGGGACAACCAGGACAAAGGGATGGCAGGAGTGGTGATAAAGGAACAAGTGAGAGGAGTGGGGACAaagggacacagagggacaaAGGGACGGTAGGAATGGCGGCCAAGGGATGGCGGGACATGAGGGGACAAAGGGACAACAGGAGATGTGGTGACAAAGGAACAACCAGGACAAAGGGACGGCAGGAGTGGTGATAAAGGAACAAGTGAGAGGagtggtgacaaagggacacagagggacaaAGGGATGGCAGGAATGGCGGCCAAGGGATGGCGGGACATGAGGGGACAAAGGGACACCGGGAGATGTGATAAAGGGACAACCAGGACAAAGGGATGGCAGGAGTGGTGATAAAGGAACAACCAGGAGATGTGGTGACAAAGGAACAAACAggacaaagggacagcaggagatgTGGTGACAAAGGCACAGCAGGAGTGGTGATAaagggacacagagggacaaAGGGACGGCAGGAATGGCGGCCAAGGGACGGCGGGACATGAggggacaaagggacagcaggagatgTGATAAAGGAACAACCAGGACAAAGGGACGGCAGGAGATGTGGTGATAAAGGAACAACCAggacaaagggacagcaggagtGGTGATAaggggacacagagggacaaAGGAACATCAGGAATGGTGACCAAGGGACACCAGGACATGAggtgacaaagggacagcaggagcGGTGACAAAGGGATGCAAGGAGGACTGGTGACAAAGGGACAACCAGGACAAAGGGACGGCAGGAGTGATGATAAAGGAACAAGCGAGAGGAGTGGTGACAAAGGAACACAGAGGGACAAAGGGACGGCAGGAATGGCAACCAAAGGACAGCAGGACATGAGGGGACAAAGGGACAACCAGGACAAAGGGACGGCAGGAATGGTGACCAAGGGATGGCGGGACATGAGGGGACAAAGGGACACCGGGAGATGTGGTGATAAAGGAACAACCAggacaaagggacagcaggagtGGTGATAAAGGAACAAGTGAGAGGAGTGGGGACAaagggacacagagggacaaAGGGACGGCAGGAATGGTGACCAAGGGATGGCGGGACATgaggggacagagggacagcagGAGATGTGGTGATAAAGGAACAACCAGGACAAAGGGACGGCAGGAGTGGTGATAaagggacacagagggacaaAGGGACGGCAGGAATGGCGGCCAAGGGACGGCGGGACATGAGGGGACAAAGGGACAACAGGAGATGTGATAAAGGAACAACCAGGACAAAGGGACGGCAGGAGTGGTGATAAAGGAACAAGCGAGAGGAGTGGGGACAaagggacacagagggacaaAGGGACGGCAGGAATGGCGGCCAAGGGACGGCGGGACATGAggtgacaaagggacagcaggagatgTGGTGATAAAGGAACAACCAGGACAAAGGGACAACAGGAGTGGTGATAAAGGAACAAGTGAGAGGAGTGGGGACAaagggacacagagggacaaACGGACGGCAGGAATGGTGACCAAGGGATGGCAGGACATGAggtgacaaagggacagcaggagcGGTGACAAAGGGATGCAAGGAGGACTGGTGACAAAGGGACAACCAGGACAAAGGGACGGCAGGAGTGGTGATAAAGGAACAAGCAGGAGGagtggtgacaaagggacacagagggacaaAGGGACGGCAGGAATGGTGACCAAGGGATGGGCGGGACATGAggggacaaagggacagcaggagatgtggtgacaaagggacagcaggagtGGTGATAaagggacacagagggacaaAGGGACGGCAGGAATGGTGACCAAGGGACCACCAGGACATGAggtgacaaagggacagcaggagcGGTGACAAAGGGATGCAAGGAGGACTGGTGACGAAGGGACAACCAggacaaagggacagcaggagtGGTGATAAAGGAACAACCAGGACATGTGGTGACAAAGTGACAACCAGGGACAAAGGGACCACCAGGAAAggtggtgacaaagggacagcTGAAGGAGTGGTGACAAAGAGACAACCCAGGACATATGGTGACAAAGGGGACAACCAGGAGGAGTGGCGACAGGCATGCAAGGAGAagtggtgacaaagggacagcCAGGACATATGGTGACAAAGGGACACAAAAGGGACAAAGGGACACCAGGAGAggtggtgacaaagggacagcTGGAGCAGTGGTGACAAAGGGATGCAAGGAAGAGTGGTAacaaagggacagcaggaggaatagtgacaaagggacagcaggagtggtgacaaagggacaaCCAGGACAGAGGGACACCAGGAGAGGTGGTGACAAAGGAACAAGTAGGGACATATGGTGACAAAGTGACAACCAAGAGGtgtggtgacaaagggacagcaggagtGGTGATGAAGGAACAACCAGGACATATGGTGACAAAGGGACACCAAGAGGagtggtgacaaagggacagcaggacATATGGTGACAAAGGGATGCAAGGAagtggtgacaaagggacagcagcagtggtgacaaAGGGATGCAAGGAAGagtggtgacaaagggacagcaggaggaatGGTGACAAAGGGACAACCAGGACATATAGTGACAaaggggacagcagcagtggtgacaaATGGACCAACCAGAAGggtggtgacaaagggacagcaggaggaatGGTGACAAAGGGACACCGGGACAAAGGGACACGCGGGACAAAGGGACAGCTGGAGCAGTGGGTGACAAAGGGGACAACCAGGACATATGGTGACAAAGGGACACAGAGAGGGACAAAGGGACACCAGGAGAGGTGGTGATaaagggacagcagcagtggtgacaaAGGGATGCAAAGAAGagtggtgacaaagggacagcaggaggaatGGTGACAAAGGGACACCGGGACAAAGGGACAGCTGGATTAGTCGTGACAAAGGGACAACCAGGACATATGGTGACaaagggacacacagggacaaAGGGGACACCAGGAGAGGTGGTGGCAAAGGGACACCAGGACATATGGTGACAAAGGGATGCAAGGAagtggtgacaaagggacagcaggaggaatGGGTGACAAAGGGACAACCAGGACAGAGGGACACCAGGAGAGGTGGTGACAAAGGAACAAGTAGGGACATATGGTGACAAAGTGACAACCAGGAGGtgtggtgacaaagggacagcaggagtGGTGACAAAGAGACAACCAGGACATGTAGTGACAAAGTGACAACCAGGAGGAGTGGCgacaaagggacagcaggagtGGTGACAAATGGACAACCAGGACATATGGTGACaaagggacacacagggacaaAGGGACACCAGGAGAGGTGGTGACaaaagggacagcaggaggaatGGTGACAAAGGGATGCAAGGAAGagtggtgacaaagggacagctggagcagtggtgacaaagggacacCCAGGACCCACGGTGACAAAGTGGCGCCGGCTGTTGGGACCCCACTGTTGGTATAAAGGTTCGTTTGGCACCTGGGGTGTTTGGTGGCTGAAAGCAGCACCCCAAGGtgggggtgggaatggggacaAAGAGGTGACAGCGATGCCACCCCGCGAGTGACACCGCGGTGCTGGGACAGAGGGGGAGCGGGGCAGGAGCCACATTTGGGGTGGAGGAACCCAGGTCCCGTCCCCTTGTCACAGCCTGCCTTGTTTGTCCCGCCTCGACGTGTGGATGGTGCCACCAAAGGGGGGGGGTGGCTTGGGGACGTCGTGTGGGGACGCTGGgaggggacattggggacatcaCCATGGGGACGCAGGGGACAACGCCATGGGGAGATGGTAGGGATGTAGGGGACgctgcacagctgtgccatgGGATGGTGGGGGCATCAGCATGGGGACGTTGGGGACAACATCAGGGGGACAATGGgaggggacattggggacattggggacatcaccatgggggacattggggatgTCACCATAGGGACGTTGGGGACACTGGGAACATCATAGGGACATTGGGGACACCACCATGGGGACACTGGGACAacatggagctgtgccatgggATACTGGGGACATCACTATGGGGACATTGTGAGGGGACACTGGGATGTTGGGGACAAGACGAAGCTTGTGCCTTGGCACATTGGGGACATCActatggggacattggggacactggggacatcACAGGGACATTGAGGACATCATGAAGCTGTGCCATGGGACACTGGGGACATCCACAccatggggacattggggacctTGCCACGGGGACATTGGGATGTTGGGGACACCATGTGGCTGTGCCATGGGATGTTGGGGACATCAGTAcggggacattggggacaacATCATGGGGGCACTGTGAGGGGACAGTGGAAccatggggacactgggggacATCATAGGGACGTTGGGGACACCAGGGAGCTGCGCCATGGGATGTCACCTCGCCACCCCCAACCCCCAGGtgacaacacagcacagccaacgTTGCTGGGCTCAGATGCTTTTAGTCCTCCTGCACAGGTGGGGACAACGGGGACACCCGGGGGTCCCTCCCACCCCACAACGATGATGGGGACAGCCAGGGgtcccctgctgtccccttcCTTGTCCTATGGGTTTGGTAGGACCCCCAAGGGTTCCTCTTGTCCCCATGCCCTGGGTTTGGGGGACAAACGGGGACCCTCCCAGGGGTCTCTCCAACCCCCACCCCATAGACTCAGGCATGAAGGGGACCCCCTGGTTgtccctcccaccccccatcCCATGGGGTTTGGGGACAACGGGGACACCTGGGGTCCCTCCAACCCCGACCCCCATAACAATGAAGGGGATCCTGAGGGTCCCCCCATCCCTGTCCTATGGGTTTTGAGGGACAATGGGGACCCCCAAAGGACCtctcccaccccccaccccatagaccTCAGGCATGAAGGGACCCCAGCTGTCCCTCTTGTCCCCATCCCATAAGGATGAAGGGGACATCCAGGGGTCCCCCC
The DNA window shown above is from Lagopus muta isolate bLagMut1 chromosome 3 unlocalized genomic scaffold, bLagMut1 primary SUPER_3_unloc_2, whole genome shotgun sequence and carries:
- the LOC125687461 gene encoding LOW QUALITY PROTEIN: leucine-rich repeat-containing protein 14-like (The sequence of the model RefSeq protein was modified relative to this genomic sequence to represent the inferred CDS: deleted 1 base in 1 codon), with the translated sequence MTTTTTTTTSSLVSLCARRLVAHLPSARRSLPLLPAELYPALLQAALLDCRVPLLQDLVSSWPFPILSLRCDPHRHPDQLCVQAVLLAVTAGLRSDAGPRPCLRVLDMTGIQDGAEHGPDSVTLWSRTVLLAKACLEASQRRTEPRGTKDQKGSPVPAVEIRVDLFVNSTSGAILRAALRGRGALRLRCRDFHAEELSLGGTLDLLEALEPVGLRRVELRFNNLGLAGLCQVVPRLARFPHLASLRLPYSNVDVRRPGMEDGLKELAEALGWLHGLRELNLGSCRLAGRLRLLLGSLRRPLESLELPFCHLQPCDLTFLAHSPHAPALKKLDLSGHDLSSSLLPPFLHLLPAVSSSLRHLDVAECHLGDRHLPVLLPPLRLCVHLSYLGLFGNRLSSAGLKVLLEGTLPLSSLRLVVHPYPTDCCDSHDGDGDVPEGCVAALQEELRGMLRCAGREEEVWTCSLQHHGGSDFFVL